From one Neovison vison isolate M4711 chromosome 1, ASM_NN_V1, whole genome shotgun sequence genomic stretch:
- the LOC122916030 gene encoding transmembrane emp24 domain-containing protein 9-like isoform X2 has protein sequence MEKYQPSPQWINLFVFVKDPENKNLLARQYGPQGSFTFTSQSPGEHQICLHLESIRFALFYDGKLAIHLDMQLGEHTNDYAGFAAKDKLTQLHLRLQQLVEQVELIQKEQEYQRWREERFRQTSESTNQQVLWWSILQTLILVATGVWQMRHLKSFFKAKKLV, from the exons ATGGAAAAGTACCAGCCCTCCCCACAGTGGATCAATTTGTTCGTGTTTGTGAAGGACCCCGAGAATAAG AACCTCCTGGCCCGGCAGTACGGCCCTCAGGGAAGCTTCACCTTCACCTCTCAGTCTCCAGGAGAGCACCAGATCTGCCTCCACCTCGAGTCCATCCGGTTCGCTCTCTTCTATGATGGCAAGCTG GCCATTCACTTGGACATGCAGTTGGGTGAACACACCAATGATTATGCAGGATTTGCGGCCAAGGACAAGCTGACCCAGCTGCATCTGCGCCTACAGCAGCTTGTGGAACAGGTGGAGTTGATCCAGAAGGAGCAGGAGTACCAGAGG TGGCGAGAGGAGCGCTTCCGGCAGACAAGCGAGAGCACCAACCAACAGGTGCTGTGGTGGTCCATTCTGCAGACCCTCATCCTGGTTGCCACCGGTGTCTGGCAGATGCGGCACCTCAAGAGTTTCTTTAAAGCCAAGAAGCTGGTGTAG
- the LOC122916030 gene encoding transmembrane emp24 domain-containing protein 9-like isoform X1, which yields MEQSVSNRYGLPLLLGQLLALMGHGGAFYLEVRELEEKCFIQEIPDGTVVIGNYKTELYDPAMEKYQPSPQWINLFVFVKDPENKNLLARQYGPQGSFTFTSQSPGEHQICLHLESIRFALFYDGKLAIHLDMQLGEHTNDYAGFAAKDKLTQLHLRLQQLVEQVELIQKEQEYQRWREERFRQTSESTNQQVLWWSILQTLILVATGVWQMRHLKSFFKAKKLV from the exons ATGGAGCAGAGCGTGAGCAACCGGTATGGCCTGCCGCTGCTGCTAGGGCAGCTGCTGGCGCTTATGGGCCACGGGGGCGCCTTCTACCTCGAGGTGCGCGAGCTGGAAGAGAAGTGCTTCATCCAGGAGATCCCCGATGGTACCGTGGTCATAG GTAACTACAAGACTGAGCTATACGATCCAGCTATGGAAAAGTACCAGCCCTCCCCACAGTGGATCAATTTGTTCGTGTTTGTGAAGGACCCCGAGAATAAG AACCTCCTGGCCCGGCAGTACGGCCCTCAGGGAAGCTTCACCTTCACCTCTCAGTCTCCAGGAGAGCACCAGATCTGCCTCCACCTCGAGTCCATCCGGTTCGCTCTCTTCTATGATGGCAAGCTG GCCATTCACTTGGACATGCAGTTGGGTGAACACACCAATGATTATGCAGGATTTGCGGCCAAGGACAAGCTGACCCAGCTGCATCTGCGCCTACAGCAGCTTGTGGAACAGGTGGAGTTGATCCAGAAGGAGCAGGAGTACCAGAGG TGGCGAGAGGAGCGCTTCCGGCAGACAAGCGAGAGCACCAACCAACAGGTGCTGTGGTGGTCCATTCTGCAGACCCTCATCCTGGTTGCCACCGGTGTCTGGCAGATGCGGCACCTCAAGAGTTTCTTTAAAGCCAAGAAGCTGGTGTAG